One Trichoderma asperellum chromosome 5, complete sequence genomic region harbors:
- a CDS encoding uncharacterized protein (EggNog:ENOG41~TransMembrane:7 (o22-41i48-67o87-109i121-141o165-187i308-329o349-368i)), translating into MSDGLTQHQLNLISDIERVCSVISLLGCVFVVVTFCASSSFHKPINRLVFYASFGNMMTNVGTLMSRSYLSSPNSPGCQLQGFLIQMFMPADAFWTLAMAFNVYLTFYHKYDARKLRRMEIPYLLCCYGIPFIPAFVYIFLKNKDGYRAYGNATIWCWITTEWDIFRIATFYGPVWVVIFATFFIYIRAGRTIYEKHKQLNDFHSSEGLSSIDVITTLRTTEVTVTTSEANPGNLNANGSQGHRPSLTEPDSQNPNYSVHISASKAAADDKIQPVPAPEIEAVKKSRLGRGNRPPNARRRNYEINNAAWAYAKCSLLFFTALLITWIPSSANRVYSVVKSQEINAPLEIMSAFVLPLQGFWNALIYAVTSWGACKSFFEDLRSGKRPEVMELVGGMGAQDENSRHSRRISQFRPGRANKGLDSESMTELANTRTHSADAHSAETSSQYGRSSTG; encoded by the exons ATGTCTGACGGTCTCACTCAGCATCAGCTGAATCTCATCAGCGACATCGAACGAGTCTGTTCGGTCATTTCTCTTCTAGGATGTGTCTTCGTCGTGGTTACATTCTGTGCCTCGAGCTCGTTCCACAAGCCTATCAACAGACTTGTGTTTTATGCCTCATTTGGTAATATGATGACCAATGTAGGGACGCTCATGTCTCGTAGCTATCTCAGTTCACCGAACTCCCCCGGATGCCAGCTACAAGGATTCCTCATTCAGAT GTTTATGCCTGCAGATGCATTCTGGACGCTAGCCATGGCGTTCAATGTCTATCTGACATTTTATCACAAATATGACGCTAGGAAGCTGCGAAGAATGGAGATACCCTACTTGCTTTGCTGCTATGGTATTCCTTTTATTCCTGCCTTTGTATACATCTTTCTCAAGAACAAGGACGGGTATCGAGCATATGGTAATGCCACTATCTGGTGCTGGATCACAACTGAGTGGGATATTTTCCGTATCGCTACGTTCTATGGCCCAGTTTg GGTCGTTATTTTCGCCACCTTTTTCATCTATATCCGAGCTGGACGAACAATCTACGAAAAGCATAAGCAACTCAACGACTTTCACTCATCTGAGGGCCTATCTTCTATCGACGTCATCACTACTCTCAGGACAACTGAAGTAACGGTCACCACTTCAGAAGCCAACCCCGGAAACCTCAACGCGAATGGCTCCCAAGGCCACCGACCGTCTCTTACAGAGCCCGACTCACAAAATCCCAACTACTCTGTGCATATCTCGGCTAGTAAGGCCGCCGCGGATGACAAAATTCAGCCTGTTCCAGCTCCTGAAATCGAAGCTGTCAAGAAATCCAGACTCGGAAGAGGAAACCGCCCGCCGAACGCTCGACGACGCAATTACGAAATCAACAACGCAGCTTGGGCTTACGCTAAGtgttctcttcttttctttacagCACTTCTCATTACATGGATTCCGTCAAGTGCCAATCGAGTCTACTCTGTGGTGAAATCGCAGGAGATCAACGCACCACTTGAAATCATGAGTGCCTTTGTGCTTCCGCTCCAGGGATTTTGGAACGCTCTCATTTACGCTGTAACATCATGGGGTGCCTGCAAGAGCTTTTTTGAGGATCTAAGATCTGGCAAACGGCCAGAGGTGATGGAGTTGGTTGGAGGAATGGGTGCGCAAGACGAAAACAGCCGCCACAGCCGCCGTATAAGCCAGTTTAGGCCAGGACGCGCGAATAAGGGTCTCGACTCGGAGAGTATGACGGAGCTGGCCAACACCCGGACACACTCAGCAGATGCTCATTCGGCGGAGACCAGCTCACAGTATGGACGCTCAAGCACTGGATAA
- a CDS encoding uncharacterized protein (EggNog:ENOG41), whose amino-acid sequence MYHGSKSESHQWGSWSAWVFNKEQSRYYRFRQDSEGNYDFDWDQHDSAATAHAQTPRDTTISDITEGLRGLTTDYNGSKNFAVSEDHASKPRSSKHRSKHKQRTGSRDEDSAQDAYGTFAADSLHASQAGQYDYTAGQYVHGSSEAQYYQASTSDSQSAAAYGSGRAEGRSAENHAVDQQTHRYSDEGHYSPDQEPEDEELADTIAASRQYNYDEYANAGESSAAAYAPYDEEEEEGPPTPRAQSSAGSYHIAATVLEEPPEELDPRYQVEPSIRFQPGEIFKVHWSEPQGASSDGAPSVSGKHEIQNRFGTKFFVGFRRFIVIANDQGHCTCVPILTYGGKGCKKKGVKADKHGIIYERGGKPRLLDKEPKLGFPPVRVEMKQEGEKLSKESRVNYSKLVTVEHNVKVFFIGSIVYNDWELVSDAVNHCWNKKNHQKQRHR is encoded by the exons ATGTACCACGGATCCAAGTCAGAATCCCATCAATGGGGCAGCTGGTCGGCTTGGGTTTTCAACAAGGAGCAGAGCCGCTACTATCGCTTTCGCCAGGATTCCGAAG GAAATTATGACTTTGACTGGGACCAGCACGACTCGGCCGCCACTGCTCATGCGCAAACTCCACGAGACACAACGATCAGCGACATAACGGAAGGCCTGAGAGGCCTAACCACCGATTATAACGGCTCAA AGAATTTCGCAGTATCCGAAGACCATGCATCGAAACCAAGATCCAGCAAGCACAGAAGCAAGCACAAACAACGAACAGGCTCCCGCGACGAGGATTCGGCTCAGGATGCCTACGGGACCTTCGCAGCAGATTCTTTACATGCCTCCCAGGCGGGGCAGTATGATTATACGGCTGGTCAAT ATGTCCACGGATCGTCTGAAGCTCAATATTATCAGGCATCGACATCAG ACTCACAATCGGCTGCTGCGTACGGCAGCGGAAGGGCAGAAGGCCGATCAGCTGAGAATCACGCAGTTG ACCAACAAACCCACAGGTACAGCGATGAGGGGCATTACAGTCCTGACCAAGAacccgaagacgaagaattAGCAGACACTATTGCGGCAAGCCGACAGTACAATTATGATGAATATGCGAACGCTGGGgaatcatcagcagcagcctatG CTCCctatgacgaagaggaagaggaaggtCCTCCTACGCCAAGAGCCCAGTCAAGCGCCGGCAGCTATCACATCGCTGCCACTGTCCTCGAAGAGCCACCAGAAGAACTAGATCCAC GCTACCAAGTTGAACCGTCCATCAGGTTTCAGCCAGGGGAG atattcaAAGTGCATTGGTCAGAACCACAGGGCGCCAGCTCCGATGGAGCTCCGAGCGTATCTGGCAAACACGAGATCCAGAACAGATTTGGCACGAAATTCTTTGTCGGATTTCGACGCTTCATTGTGATAGCAAATGATCAAGGTCACTGTACCTGCGT ACCTATCCTCACATATGGGGGCAAAGGgtgcaagaagaagggtgtCAAGGCCGACAAACACGGCATCATTTACGAGCGCGGCGGCAAACCGCGCCTACTCGATAAGGAACCAAAGCTTGGGTTCCCTCCCGTTAGGGTCGAGATGAAGCAAGAGGGCGAGAAGCTCTCAAAAGAATCTCGCGTTAATTACTCTAAGCTGGTCACTGTGGAACACAACGTCAAAGTGTTCTTCATAGGATCTATCGTGTATAACGACTGGGAACTCGTTAGCGATGCCGTCAACCACTGCTGGAACAAGAAGAACCATCAGAAGCAGAGACACCGATAG
- a CDS encoding uncharacterized protein (EggNog:ENOG41) encodes MESAVRQEPASPGLAPLGDSLRTGNMDDPADSSSVTFAAAASSHEDEDLKESDGWKLHSDTSTISSRVTTPDPVVSSPPLTPFASAGSRTPLPGRVSNAFSSIFPLPPALPHSLQRGPERGRGRGRGAGRGTGRFVPRSPNEAARPYPPGPADQSRYGPFRPPLFCTGSAQASPPSSSPVRLNRADDSHGARHYYVPPHPPPPPPPPLNSLPPSYGPRLPTINGGGLSLAGERPEPPSSLTSQTSAGMQQLAQPAPGFLENSHVRPRPSRGKRNSRRSLRRRSDGLEDETLTFSSTRSGYDETSSSSSSSSNEDPFAYRNARQFPPQLPAGPAHGPSAPRSRSSAANQITAWVSQYEKSRSPTRSRSRLGDISAVLDPTDTESRLDGSVHSDDSSHGEIEMLWQQLKEKRAKLSGTRAKMRSRRKELREKRREKDAADNAFMGVVRPVLVSQRELIDYPASLFESRLEKMQQLRDDYQVLESSYEALEAMLDEEERDLSILETRFFSILAAGQTKEERQLDISSDSGAANFSIDQTEIPYELRGISPYGPVEEPHPLYVELTSTVGYLGNARDEYADLLSTKQQYEEEQQLKKTTKQKVSDEQEMKEFFDEFPYEEQRMNDIMTSLESKVNGLKKLCEDRGVMKKHMSIKMEYALDPQIRYEDLDLDDEHTIMSRRKTLAHTEFNELLSQPDHVLAEEPLTTLGALKAAIRLPNHHPEKGVKKRLASKEYAIDNLMRECDGGKKADYVNRWLLHQLRLSPLNAVLLRSTFQASRSLKIRDMWRWQCDVMHYWWRDSTMSLVDGFFKPITSDNSEYSSRVGTTQLSRAASDGVPRHIYQRHPSVDNSDAMTEHG; translated from the coding sequence ATGGAATCCGCCGTACGCCAGGAACCGGCCAGCCCAGGCCTCGCACCTCTGGGCGATTCCCTTCGCACCGGCAACATGGACGATCCGGCCGACAGCTCGTCTGTCACAttcgctgccgctgcgtCGTCtcacgaagacgaggacttGAAAGAGAGCGATGGCTGGAAGCTGCATAGCGATACGTCGACAATATCCAGCAGGGTCACTACTCCTGATCCCGTGGTGTCAAGCCCACCACTGACGCCCTTTGCATCTGCTGGCAGTCGGACGCCTCTCCCTGGCAGAGTTTCCAATGCAttctcttctattttccCTCTACCTCCCGCGCTCCCACATTCTCTCCAGCGAGGGCCAGAGCGgggtcgaggaagaggacgtGGCGCAGGCAGGGGAACAGGTCGATTTGTCCCAAGGAGTCCCAACGAAGCTGCCCGACCCTATCCACCGGGCCCGGCAGACCAGTCTCGGTATGGGCCTTTTCGACCTCCGCTATTTTGCACTGGCTCTGCTCAagcatcgccgccatcgtcatcaccaGTCAGGCTGAACAGGGCCGATGACAGTCATGGTGCTCGACACTATTATGTCCCCCCTcacccgccgccgccaccacctcctccactcaactctcttcctccctcctATGGCCCCCGTCTTCCAACGATTAACGGCGGGGGTCTTAGCCTGGCTGGCGAGAGACCTGagccgccatcttctctaACTTCACAAACATCAGCCGGCATGCAGCAGTTGGCTCAGCCCGCGCCCGGCTTTCTAGAAAACAGTCACGTACGGCCAAGACCGTCAAGGGGCAAACGGAACTCAAGACGATCGCTCCGCCGGCGAAGCGATGGGCTTGAAGACGAAACACTGACTTTCTCGTCCACTAGGTCTGGATATGACGAGACCTCAagttcttcctcttcgtcatctaaTGAAGATCCATTCGCTTATCGAAATGCTAGGCAGTTTCCTCCCCAGCTGCCCGCTGGGCCGGCCCATGGACCATCTGCTCCGCGGAGTAGATCTTCGGCGGCAAATCAAATTACAGCATGGGTATCACAATACGAAAAGTCAAGGAGCCCAACGAGATCTCGTTCAAGACTCGGCGACATTTCTGCAGTTCTCGATCCCACCGACACCGAGTCCCGCTTAGATGGCTCTGTACACTCTGATGATTCATCACATGGCGAAATAGAAATGCTATGGCAGCagttaaaagaaaaaagagccaaGTTGAGTGGGACGAGAGCGAAAATGCGatcaaggagaaaagagtTGCGGGAAAAAAGGCGTGAGAAAGATGCCGCTGATAATGCATTCATGGGAGTTGTCCGACCTGTGCTGGTTAGCCAACGAGAGCTAATTGATTACCCTGCCAGCCTGTTTGAATCTCGGCTAGAGAAGATGCAACAGCTTAGAGATGACTATCAAGTTCTGGAGTCTAGCTATGAAGCTCTTGAGGCAATGttggacgaggaggagcgcGATCTGAGCATCCTCGAAACTAGATTTTTCAgcatcttggctgctggacaAACTAAAGAGGAGCGCCAATTAGACATCTCCAGTGACTCTGGCGCTGCTAACTTTAGCATCGATCAGACAGAGATACCGTATGAACTCAGGGGCATATCTCCGTATGGCCCTGTTGAGGAACCACATCCTCTATATGTGGAATTGACATCAACGGTGGGATACCTCGGTAACGCTCGAGACGAATACGCAGACCTCCTTTCTACTAAACAACAGTATGAAGAGGAACAGCAGTTGAAAAAGACTACCAAGCAGAAGGTCTCGGACGAGCAGGAGATGAAGGAATTCTTTGACGAATTCCCTTACGAAGAGCAGCGGATGAATGATATTATGACCAGCCTAGAATCCAAAGTAAATGGTCTCAAAAAACTTTGCGAAGACAGGGGAGTCATGAAGAAGCATATGTCTATCAAGATGGAATATGCATTAGATCCGCAGATCAGATATGAGGATCTGGATCTGGATGATGAGCACACGATAATGAGCCGCCGCAAAACACTAGCTCACACTGAGTTCAATGAGTTGCTTTCTCAGCCAGATCATGTGTTGGCTGAAGAGCCTCTGACCACACTAGGGGCGCTCAAAGCAGCTATTCGACTTCCGAATCACCACCCAGAAAAGGGCGTGAAGAAGAGATTAGCGTCGAAAGAGTATGCGATTGACAACCTCATGCGAGAGTGTGATGGCGGGAAGAAGGCTGATTACGTGAATCGATGGCTCCTTCACCAACTGCGACTGTCCCCTCTCAATGCAGTGCTGTTACGGTCCACCTTCCAAGCAAGCCGATCATTGAAGATTAGGGATATGTGGCGCTGGCAGTGCGATGTTATGCATTACTGGTGGCGCGATAGCACCATGTCACTAGTAGATGGCTTCTTCAAGCCCATTACAAGTGACAACTCGGAGTATTCATCTCGCGTAGGGACAACGCAGCTGTCGCGGGCCGCATCTGACGGCGTTCCTAGGCATATATATCAACGGCATCCATCTGTTGACAATAGTGACGCGATGACAGAGCATGGTTAA